The Aethina tumida isolate Nest 87 chromosome 6, icAetTumi1.1, whole genome shotgun sequence nucleotide sequence ATCTAAGACTGAAGGATATACTGAAATATTCAAGTTCAGGTTCAAGTTTTAGTaactatattttctatttgaaaACCCCATCTTTATACTGAaatatgtttaagttttagtaACTGACTTGTATCTAAATTACTGAAgtttataactgaaatatgTTCAAGTTTTAGTAACAGCCGTCTCCATCTAAGACTGAAGGATATACTGAAATATTCAAGTTCAGATTCAAGTTTTAGTAACCGTCTTTTGTGCCTAAAATTCGAgactttaaaatctaaaaatgttcAAGTTTTAGTaactatattttctatttgaaaACCACAACTTTATACTGAaatatgtttaagttttagtaACTGACTTGTATCCAAATTAGTGGAGTTTGTAACTCAAATATGTTCAAGTTTTAGTAACAGTCGTCTCCATTTAAGACAGAAGTATATACTGAAATATTCAAGTTCAGGCTCAAGTTTTAGTAACTATACTTTCTATTTGAAAACTACAACtttctattgaatttttagtaattattttctgtGTAATGATTAAACTTTAACTAACTTAAGTTTATTCAATAGTgattatatcaattaaatatataaaatagacaaaacatattattaattatctcatatgaatttacaaattaattgtcaaataaaaaactgcagtaaaaattaatattcaacataaaattagtttaataaagcTGACTTAACACaactattttgtttcatttactCCTTCaaccttaaattaatttggtattCTTAATACTAGACACAAAGACGATATAATTAGCCACCCATAAAATTACGTCCtcattacaatattaattaaatgttagatTATCTAGTTATGAcgccataaataaaaacagacaCGTCGTTAACAAAATTACATCTggtaacataaaaaaaatcataaacattatacaattatcatcaataattgggaaatattttattgttgtacaCATAGTTGTCCACAATTATgagtaacatttaaaaatgttacatttacaAAGTTTAACGTGAACAAATTCCAAACGTCCAACATcacaattgtttataaaagtaCATCCGTTAATTGGACGGTTAATCGCCTTCACATGGCATTAAACCGTTCATTTATTAACAGACGATTATCAGCCGATTATCATTGTGGGATTTATCGAGTGTGTCATTCGGATTCGCATTTCTTGACCCACATCAACTCGAAAAACGATGTGTTTACATACACGCACCGTGCGACGTAAAagcgattaattaaaatatgaattggtCGATTATGTGGGTACGTTACCTTGAACAATTTACTTTTGCCCTCTTTGTCCTTCGGATTTTTGTAGTGGATCGCCTCCTCAAGCAGCGCCTTGAGTTCGTCGTCGTTTAGGTTGGATAGtgtctgaaattaaaaaaaaaaaattcattggtATTGGTAAACATtttcgattattattaaattgacaacATAAATTGGTTGTTGTAAATTACACACGTACGGGCAATAAAACGGTTTTATTCGAAATTGAAGCGCTAATCTTGAtgtgcaataaaaataaatcgaaatTAACGGGATTGGTAAAACGATGACGCTATCAAAAATAGACTCATTATtacaaattctataaattattcgaTGGAACAAACAATGATATCACACTACCAATTTGTAATGGTTAAACTTTACTCGTTGTGTCAGGCAggtaagaataaattattttttaaaggtttaCGTTGTACAAGTTATTTTAGTAACTAATGCCTGATAAAGCAGAATGCTTAATAACGATATGGTCATGTTTCAGTAACTcagatattttagacaaaCATATTTCCAATGTTCTACTATTTGGTCCAGTATTAGTAACTTCCAATTATGAATAACAAACAGTACATTATATTGAAGTGTCTTTGAGATTCAGTACCTGTTTATTCgacatataaaacaaaatattttatcacattATGGTTAAgttttagtaactctccataatGTTTGATAAAAGTTAAACTGGAATATGTTCAGGATTTAGTAACAGGTAATTCTGTTTGAAAAACAACATATACAAGTAtgttcaagttttaataactctccattatatttaaagaacaggatgttttattaaaatatggacaGGCCTTAGGAACTCACTGTtactaatgtttaataaatagaacaaTATACTCAAATATGTTCAAGGCTTAGTAACTGCTTATTCTGTCTAAGATATAGAATGTTTTACTATAATGTGGTCAAGTATTAGTAACTCCCCATTATGACTGATGAACAGGACATTATATCGAAATGCCTTTGAGATTCAGTACctgtttattttacttataaaacagaatattttatcACAGTATGGTTTTgttttagtaactctccataatGTTTGATAAAAGTTAAACTGGAATATGTTCAGGATTTAGTAACAGCTAAttctgttttaaaaacaacatataCAAGTATGTTCAAgttttagtaactctccattatatttgaagaacaggatgttttattacaatatggTCAGTCCTTAGTAATTCACTGTTATTAATTACAGAACAATATACTCAAATATGTTCAAGGTATAGTAACTGCTAATTCTGTGAAAGAAATGGTCAAGTATTAGTAACTCCCCATTATGATTGACAAACATGACATTATATTGAAATGCCTCTGTGAGTCAGTAAATGTTTATTCAACTTATAAAACATTAGTAACAGCTAATTCTGTTTGAAAAACAACATATACAAGTTTGTTCAAgttttagtaactctccattaTATTTGAGGAACAGGATGTTTTATCACAATATGGTCAGGCCTTTGTAATTCACTGTtactaatgtttaataaatagaataatttactCAAATATGTTAAAGGTTTTGTAACTGCTTATTCTGTCTTAGAAATAGAATGTTTTACTACAATATGGTCAAGTATTAGTAACTCCCCATTATGATTGATCAACAGGACATTATATCTAAATGTCTTTTGAGTACCTGATTATTCAACataaaacagaatattttatcACAATATGGTTATGTTTTAGTAACTTTCCATAATGTTTGATAAACGCTAAACTGAAATATGTTCAGGATTTAGTAACAACCAATTgtgtttgaaaaacaaaatattttatcacaatAGTATGGtcaaattttaacatgttTTCATTACGTTTAGAAAACAGTTTCTGACACAAAAAGAATATTGTGTTAGATTACAAGTATTAGTAACTGTCTTCCTGTTTGAAACATATTGTAAGGCAGTTTTTGTAACAATCTTTACAAAACTATCGGATAACAAAATGTGAGAGTTTCCATATAAAGGCGCCATACATATTTTGCAACACAACCAAATCTAACGATGAAGCAaccacaaatttattaaccacATGTTAATTAAGTAGCCCAGATCGATAAGGGCCAATCCTAAAAATGGTCATACACAACGAACGAACCGTACCGAATCCAAAACACTTCTATGTACGGACCCGTTTGGTGAGGTAATCGTCGTCGGACAACGGCTCGCCGTTAATCGAATGATTGGCCTATTTCACttaggtaatttttatttattcctcTCTTCACGCTCCCATGCAAATCGATCTAATTGACGGACGATTGTTGCattcgttttgtttttttcggGTGAAATATTAAGTAGGATGTCGCCCCGATTGGACGAGGTCATTATCAGCTGTAACAAGCTATTATTAAACGTCTGAAAAAGCTGATTAGGTCATCAGACGTTAATTTCGAAAACACTTATGGGCTTGTTAAGTTTTTTTGCAACGAATCAACAACAAATCCACGTTTATCCACACCGTTTTGGTGTCTGTGATAAAATTTGTCGACTCGTATAATTTGTGGCTTTTATTGTGTGCGTTGGGCAAACAATTATGCAATCGATTCGATCGTTTGTTAATTAAGGTGTTCACAATTTATGTGGCAACTTCCTCATCTTTCAcaattgtgaaaaaaaaagCACATTTACTCGGTCGTGGAGAGATTTATATAGAAATGCATTGTGTGTATTTGTACATTGTACATTGTTGCAGTTTTAAAATACGTTTCGAAGTTTGCTACAGTTAGTTAGGGCAGGAAATTTCCGAGGTGCATCTCCGGATTAAGTTCCAAACTTTGATACTGTTACCTCAATTGACAGcaaagaaaaaatcaataaagaaacaaatgttattaaacatGTCTCGATTTTCGTGGGGTTTCCAACACCATCCGAATTTAACCGGTTTAATAGCAACCACCCAAAGCAATTCACTTTTGTTTTCACACAGCTATTAATAGACCGAATGAATCAGGGACGAAAATTACGATTTTTCCCCGATTTCACTGGAACTTTTACAGCTGATTCGGGGGGATAAAGTGGGTCAATTGTGTCTGGGGCCAAGCCGGGTGCCGGAACCCGCATGTTTTGCCCCGGGACACACAAAAATTGGCTTCGATCGCCTGTTAATCCAATTGGTAGTGAACAAATGCTGACGCCCAACAATGGGACGTCAGCTGTCACGTTAGGAAAGCTGATGGGCCGTCCGGCTTTCAATCGCGGCCACTTCGGACATCAATTTGGCCCCGATTGTTGTCCCACTGTTTTAAAAGGGCCCCAAAAACACCGTTCGGGCACAAAGTACGTCACCTGTCAAATGGCAAATTGACGAacgatattttgtaaattatcgaTTGTCGCCCTGCGTTGTTTTATCAAAACCGCGCCGCCGGGGGGCGAATTCGGGTGCAGGTTGCGTTCGAAATGGGGGCTGGTACGAACCTTCGCGTCTTTGTCGTTCTCCTTGGCGGTGTCGTTCAGGCACACTTTGTCCGCACGGTCGCATTTGTCGGGGGCCTTAGGACTGGTGTCATTTTCGGGCGACGGGGCCATTATTCGTGCGGCcgcctaaaataaataagaaatagttCCCGAGGCACTTCACGAATTTCTTGATGCGCACATATTAATCCGGTCACGAACACGATCACGATTTCGCACTGTGCGGCCCGTTCACCAGTCGTTTCGGCactttttcttcaatttcaaGTAGTCTTTTCTACATAACaaccacattttaatattatatgacCACCATTTTTACCCATTATTTTACGACATTTCGGTGTGCGCGGGCAGCGCCACCGTGCGCCAGCTCACGCAGTGCAACAATGGATCGACGAATTGCAGGTATCTGTATCGATTTGAGGCTGTTTATTGGTGTTTgtctgattattattaattaatatgcgaATAGAACATGTTTTTACTTGGGTCTTATCTAAAATTGACTCATGCTAGCGGAACGTTTACAAAACTGCGTTTTGTATACGAGGGGAAGTCCCAATttgtaactttaaatttttgtacttaTAGTCGATGACATAAAAAGTGGAACGTATACATCAGGTGGTcagatttcattgatttttagtTTAACGTGACGtttggtaaattaataaaccattcAGACAAAAATACGTGTACTAATcagtatcatttttttaaacttcaatTAGATTTCCACATTGAAACATCCCTGCTTGTCATTGAAGGCCCCAGAAAGTCTATGGATGAAGGGGCACAtgactttaaaatttctttgtgTGTAGTAACTGTCAGACTTTAGCTAGACTCATTATGTTACATAATTAACacaagaaaacaatttaaatttttatatataatttatttataaattgtaaatcatTTCTACATATAAATTGAGCATCTTCCAAACAAGTTTAATGATGCCATTTATTTCTCGTtcgtttttacattttaaacatgtaatttgatgattacacattcttttaatatatataaaatatatatatacagggtgagtCGGGAAGGACGCCGCAGACGTCAAATGTATTTCATATTGGTAACAGTACATTTTCACGTACATAATGTACTTATGACGTTCATAGCGCCCTTCCGGACTCACACTGCATTACACACAAATTCGTCCAAATGCTAAATTATTTCTCCATTGGCTGATCCCCCAACACTTGATTATTTACTCAGGCTGGCCCACCGTGGGTCTAATAACGCTATATACATTTTCATTTGCTGTCTATTCACATGAAATTAGTGCCAAAAGATCGATACCATCGAGATGTGTTTGTGACCAAATTGTCGTTGTCAGTCTTGAAACTTAGAACCACTTAATTTGACTTATTTGTGTATCAATGTATGGATTTTTTATTGACTAGTTCATCTTCCTCACCCAACAAATCTTCAAATATAATGCTTGTTGGggttctataaaaaattgagaaattgaCTGTACAACTAAAGACTGGGTACatccattgttttattttgtttgtaccTTTGTTTCTAATTTGTCTAATTGTTGTTAGTAATTAGGCGGTTTCATCTTTATTAGCAAAAGTTGAAacaaaaaagtacaaataaaaaaaaaactatgaaTGTGGGGGTTCCTTATTTGGACAAGCAATgcctcatttttttttagaacctcaaacacattatatttaaagactTCTTGGTTATTCAGAATTGaacttttatcaataaatttatttgacttaTTTGTATGATAAATATagggatttttttattgattagttCAATTTCACCGAACAAATCCTCAAATATAATGCTTGTTGGGgttctacaaaaaattgagaaattgaCTGTACAACTAAAGACTGGGTACatccattgttttattttatttgtacctTTGTTTCTAATTTGTCTAATTGTTGTTAGTAATTAGGCGGTTTCATCTTTATTAGCAAAAGTTGAAACAAAAGagtacaaacaaaaaaaaactatgaaTGTGGGGTCCTTATTTGGACAAGCAATgcctcatttttttttagaaccCCAAACATACATTACATTTAAAGACTTCTCGGTTATTCAGGAATTGaacttttatcaataaaatgctcctactataattttaatcacacaaataaaataaatggctTCAACTTGAAGTAAGGTAATAACTATGGTCCCAAGAAAACTTTGATGGCATCCATCTTTTAGCACTATTTAAATGTCAATAGTACAAcagatgaaaatatatataacgtTATTAAACTcattagtttttgcctttagTCTGATGAATACGTCAGTTCACACGTTACAATGAACTGAACTTAAGTACCTGATGCCTTCTGGTGCTTCATCTCCATCTTCAGTTGCTGGATGAAGCTTTGGGCAGGATGTGGCGACTTAAGTATTCATCTAAGGTGGACCATATTACATTCTGCGATTATTATAGGGTCTGGAAACAAACAGATCATTTTAATAGCTGCAGTTACCAGTTGAAACTTGCCTTTTGATTAATCTGGTATCAACGTGTTTTatccttataattttaaaaaatgataaaattgttgtgaATGTTACCTTTCGAGTTTGTTGGTATGGCAAGATGTTAGGGGATAGACTCATCCACCCGTCCAGGACCCAGGCACAGATTGCCCACAAATAGAGAGAGTTAGTCCCTTGATCCTGATCTGTTACCATTGTATCTTCTATTTGGATTTGCTTGGGACTTGAAGCTGTAtctatttaaaagaaaacttaattggaataaagttaaatgcataaaataatagtGCATACCTGGACCTGGACGAACTGTGATGTGTTGCCTGTGAGAGGCAGTGAATGAATGAGCTGCTTCTGTGGATTTATAactaatatctatttttagttGTCTTGACGACCTAaagttttttcttcatttgttttatacaCCACGAAAATCCAGTTCACAGGGGATTTCCAAGCCTTCTAAGTCAGAGTATCAAAAATATGTAGTGGGAGCCtagcaacaatatttttgtttgttttcttttactcattaaaatcTAATGTATATTAggcgttaattaattaattattgtgtaaatttaatattgattagcATTTATAAGAGTATGcactttgttataattaaatgacacacaaaatattatcacgaaatttttattcaattaaataaattacaaaactgtattaaattcttattacAAAAACTATGACTGTACAATTCATAAATTAGACACCTAATTCTACATTTAAGTTCAACATTCTCTAGACATAGATTTCTCAGATGTGTGAACGACGCATCCTTTAAAATAGCCCCAAAGCAATCCTCTACTTGTTGTTCATCCTCACacttgattatttttgtacaCAGCCTTAGCACCACCTTCTCATATGTGAAGGGAAAGTTTTCTATTATGTACTTGATGATTTTTGTCCtatctaaaacaattttattagttaattacataattacattCAATAAACTCACCAGAGGTGTTAAATaagcaataaataaactcAATTTCAAATGATTctaaagttttatattgttttaatgtgtCTAATATCCCCATTAGTGTTTCAGGTTTATTGtgcaaatttagtattgaataAGCCCTTTTTATTTGCTCCATTCTAAAATCCTTATCCTTAATATTATCCCTTGCAACAGAATCAGTTTTTGGTTGCCCTAATAAAGAACTCACTAGTTCAGCACttgtttcataataatttgagTTTCTTTGTATTGAAATGTGCCTTTTAAAGTGTGAATCTATTTGTTCCTGATCCCACTTTTTGATAAACTCTAAAAAggtaacattttaaactaaaaacaggacaaactttttaataaccaaccaatttttttcttaatttgtggacaatttttccttttattgtgttttaaaatttgcaaagCCAAATCGTTACATTTCAGCCCATTTAATTCATCTTGggcttgttttaaaatatgttgcagCTCATCATTTTTGACTTGGTTTAAAACTTTGTTCAAGGCAAAACTGTAACTTTCCTCGTGTAAGTGCGCCTCATTTGTTCCACAAACATTGTTAATGTATTGctacaatttaatgttaataaataatcaatattgttgatgtttttttttggtaCCAATATTAAACCTctatttgagttattttggGAGTTTTGCTTTaaagaattgtaaataacGTCCGTGAACTTTTTGGAAATTATATCTACATGTTGCTTATTTAATTTGGCCAACGTACAATCAGTGGGGTTATTTAAATCGTCTTTTAAAAGTAAGTCGAATATCCTGCTTTCGgtcattgtttaaattgtacgAATAGTGAGGTTATGTTGACTACACAAAATAGACTTTGTGACAGTTGACAGTTCGACTACTCGCCAATAGGTGTCAAAAacaccattaatttttataatcaaacgttattgtttcatttctagGGGAGATACTCGGGGGTTGTTCGCATAAAGTTACGGATTGACTGACGTTGAGTTTGTGCGGGGATTAGTgcgaatatatttttggatctCGCACCCCGTCGATAATCGCCATTTTGTCCGATACCGACGGAACTTGATCACCTGTCTGTTCTGTAAGTCAAATTACCGATTGTACtgaatattcaattcaaaatcgaattaaaaacaaacaagccGAAAACATGGACCGTCCACTCAACGGCGCCCAACCCGATTTGCTAGATGTGATTTTTCGACTTTGTTGCAGATTTGCTGGCGATTGTGATGTCACagataataaaattcgaaAACGACGACGTACAATATGTTTTGGGGGGCGGTGAATTGGTTCTGGACTCGTCACAGCTCACCGAGGACGTAGGTGGCATCCCTACTTTGGTTTTACAATTCTAATTGGTACGTTGCAGGTCGTGTATTCGGATGGGTCCCAAACAATTGTGGTGAATGGTCACTTCCTCCAAAGCGATGGACAACAAACTATTGTCTTGCACGAAGGAGATGACATAACTCAATATTACATCAACAATGAGAACGGAACTTATTCGCAGGTTGCGGATCAGGCAAACAAATGTTTCTCCGAGGTTCTTATTACTGACAACAATGAATTGGAAGGTATTGCTTCGATGGAAGATGGGAACATTGTGCAATACGTGGAAGACGAGGATAATTCCCAAGGCGACGTGATTTACATCACTGATGACCAACAATTAATCACAATGCCTGAGTTTAAGGTCAAGAATCTGGAACAAGACAATGTGAACTGTGATCCTCAGATTGTTGATATTGATGACTTaatacaacaacaacagaGTGAGGGAGAAACTGGTGTAATGAGCAACaggtgaatatttatttagtattgaCAGTTGAACTAtagtatgaataaataatagatttctTCTCATAATCCCACTTTGAAGTACCTATTTCATAACctcaataaacaatttcataaatCAGAATCTTACATGACACATTTCCAGCACTGAATATCAATATGCCATCCTAAAAGACGGCAAGCTCCACATCCAGACCTACGACCCGGACGCGATAGTCGAGAACACCTACGAAGAACCAGAAAACAGCAGTGAAGACTTGGACCTGTCAAAGATCACAGGGAAAAACTTAATAACCGGCCAAACTGTAACCCTGCATGGTTACATCGACAAGTTACAACGCAAAAACGTCGAAATGTTGGCCACCAATACGAACCACAGGAGGCAGAAGAACGATCTCGACAAGCTGCTGCACAAGAAGCTGATGCTGTGCAAGACCAACGACGGCAAACGGTTGGTCGGCAAGATCATACATGTGGAGAAGAACTCGCGAAAGCCGGAGGCGAACGGGACGCCACAGGTGGTGGAGCCGGAACCGGTGGCTGCGAGCACCGGGGCTGAGGCGATGGTGCACAGGGTCGAAGAGTTTGCTGAGGATGAGCTGATCGTCGACAGTGCTTTGAATGAAGGCAAGTTTTATAAGTTGACAATTGTtaaaggttgttttatttaacctTGTTTCCCATATTCTGCTAATATTTATGATGTTATGCAAcagttttcttaatattttttaacattttatttacattttaaactacatttttaaGGCATTTGTCCCATCCAACTAATATTTGTGgtgttttcttaatatttctgCTACTTTAAAAGGTttcattagtattttattttaaaaaataaaacttgagcttttatttaagcaatttattcaaataaacgaggtacaattgaattaaaaaatgaaatggtaCGGTAATTAAACGTCGGCAATGGTGACTTCCACCTCCACTCCTGGCTCAATGTCGATGGACGTAATTTGCTTGACCACCTCGGAAGGCGAGTGTAGGTCGATCACCCTCTTGTGAATCCGCATCTGGTAACGGTCCCAGGTCTTGGAGCCCTCGCCGCAGGGCGTCTTGCGTGTGGTCACTCGCAGTATCTTAGTGGGCATGCGCACTGGACCTTTGGCACGCAGCTTGTGCTTGCGGGCCGCTTCTACGAGCGACGAGCACACCTTCTCCACCGCCCTGACGTTGCGTGACGTCAAGGTGATTCTGATATGGTGGATGGGGCTGGGTTCCACTATCACCTTCTCCGAGATTGCGGTTTTTACCTTCGACATTTTTGCGGGGTTTGGCTGCTGGTTTGGTTGGCACGTTTACTGAGTTGACAAGGCTGTTGCTGTGGTGATTGTTGCAGCTGTTTGTTAGTGCATGGTTGACTTGATAGGGCCAGTTTGTTTGAAGGTGGCGACATCCACAGGTGGCGTCGTTTAGTTGCTGTCACGGACCAGGTCTGAGGTGGCGTTGatcattttattacttataagAGTTCTAGAAACTCTTCAACTTCAACTGATGCAAAAAATGCTGGTTTATTTCAGACTCAATAGAAGAAACTGTGATAGAAGAACCGAAATTGGATGAAACCATAGGCCCCGAATCCGAGGACATGGAACACATATCACGCACACTAGCCGGCCTCATGGACATGGACACAGTGAAGAAGAAGCTGTTCTCCCGCATCATAAGAGTGCGACTCATTGAGAAGCGGACCGTCGAGGACAAAATAAGGAAACGCATCGTCCTGACCTACGGCTACATGTCGAACCAGTCCAAAGTCAGCGACGAGGACATCTGGAGCTTCGTTCCATGTGACAACGAAtcaatgtatttataatttatgactaGTTCCGTATTGtattgtgatttattttgGGTTTTTTTAGGCGTTCTTGGGACATGGTTTACATAACGATTCAAGTAACAATCGACCGCTTTGGCCAGCGTAAGATCAAGGTGTTACTTAACGACGACTACGAGTGTAGCGTGTGCACACGCAAGTTTCCGTCCCTCCTGAAGCTCAAGAAGCACACGGAGACTTGCAGGTATGGTTCAAccaacaaaaatttgttattcaatagttataaaacttcaaattttaggaGCAGCGATTGTACTTGCCCTCCAGGGAAAAAGGTGGCCAAATCGATGCAATGCACGCATTGCACAAAGCGCTTTGCCAAGTCGTCGGAGCTGCAGGAGCACAAGAAGCTGCACGACGGAAGCTACTACAAGTGTTATGCTTGTGGACGTGCTTTTTCTAGATACTCCAACTTGATGAGGCACATTGCAATCCACAAGGGGCAAGAGGCAAATTATAagtaagtaatttttgtttatttagtagtgcgcaaatattttattttaatatttttgcagGTGTGATATGTGTGGGTCTTCCTACAACTTTATGTCCTCCCTGACTAGACATATTGTCCAACACCACATTAGCAAAGATAGGACTGCCAGTGAAGCCACCAGCAGTTAATGATGATTTAGACTTTTTTACATAACTTAATATGTAGGTGATATGAATTTTTCTAACTTAAACCTTTTGTTACATaagtaatgttaaaatttcctctgtaaatagtatatttattttgtacattctgaaagttttataatcaaataaataaaacattatgcACTAAAACACTAAGTGGACTTaactactttaattaaaacattatatacaacaaataattaattatttaggtgCCCAGGCTTCAATTTTGGGCCTAGTGGTTGAATAAGGCATGTACTGTCCTGGTGTGCCACTCAGATTCTCGGTGTGATCTGACATCCACTTGTATTTAGGCCTGGAAGGGTCCTGATCCGGTACCAAATCAGTTTTATAATGCAACCAACCGTACCACTCAGCTGGGACCTGACTGCCGTCGTATTCTAAGCCATACTTAGGGGCGTACTCAATCCATCTGTTCCTGCCGTAGAAGAACGCCTTGTTCTCGAAGTATTTGTTGCCGTATTTGTCGATGCCGACGCAGGTGCCCGAACGTACGGAGTCCATCCTGAAAGTTTTGgtttgtgtttgaggcaagtTGGGTTAGGGTTACATAACAGTTTACTGACCTGTACATCTTGTACAACGAGCCGCGGAGGCCCCCATTATCGCTGATCACCTTGAAGAAGTTGACCAGGGCGTTTAGACCAAAGAACTTGGccatttttcaagttttccgAAACACTTTGACACTTTggggaaatattgaaaatggcGTGCTTTGGGTCTACTGCTGGATAGGGCGGGGGACCTACTTCTGATAATCATGAActactttcttttatttatgttgaacaaagcaaaattttttaatagttttgttgGCTAtttgct carries:
- the LOC109604855 gene encoding uncharacterized protein LOC109604855, with amino-acid sequence MTESRIFDLLLKDDLNNPTDCTLAKLNKQHVDIISKKFTDVIYNSLKQNSQNNSNRGLILQYINNVCGTNEAHLHEESYSFALNKVLNQVKNDELQHILKQAQDELNGLKCNDLALQILKHNKRKNCPQIKKKIEFIKKWDQEQIDSHFKRHISIQRNSNYYETSAELVSSLLGQPKTDSVARDNIKDKDFRMEQIKRAYSILNLHNKPETLMGILDTLKQYKTLESFEIEFIYCLFNTSDRTKIIKYIIENFPFTYEKVVLRLCTKIIKCEDEQQVEDCFGAILKDASFTHLRNLCLENVELKCRIRCLIYELYSHSFCNKNLIQFCNLFN
- the LOC109604864 gene encoding zinc finger protein 624, with the protein product MSQIIKFENDDVQYVLGGGELVLDSSQLTEDVVYSDGSQTIVVNGHFLQSDGQQTIVLHEGDDITQYYINNENGTYSQVADQANKCFSEVLITDNNELEGIASMEDGNIVQYVEDEDNSQGDVIYITDDQQLITMPEFKVKNLEQDNVNCDPQIVDIDDLIQQQQSEGETGVMSNSTEYQYAILKDGKLHIQTYDPDAIVENTYEEPENSSEDLDLSKITGKNLITGQTVTLHGYIDKLQRKNVEMLATNTNHRRQKNDLDKLLHKKLMLCKTNDGKRLVGKIIHVEKNSRKPEANGTPQVVEPEPVAASTGAEAMVHRVEEFAEDELIVDSALNEDSIEETVIEEPKLDETIGPESEDMEHISRTLAGLMDMDTVKKKLFSRIIRVRLIEKRTVEDKIRKRIVLTYGYMSNQSKVSDEDIWSFVPCDNESMRSWDMVYITIQVTIDRFGQRKIKVLLNDDYECSVCTRKFPSLLKLKKHTETCRSSDCTCPPGKKVAKSMQCTHCTKRFAKSSELQEHKKLHDGSYYKCYACGRAFSRYSNLMRHIAIHKGQEANYKCDMCGSSYNFMSSLTRHIVQHHISKDRTASEATSS
- the LOC109604865 gene encoding 40S ribosomal protein S20-like, with the protein product MSKVKTAISEKVIVEPSPIHHIRITLTSRNVRAVEKVCSSLVEAARKHKLRAKGPVRMPTKILRVTTRKTPCGEGSKTWDRYQMRIHKRVIDLHSPSEVVKQITSIDIEPGVEVEVTIADV
- the LOC109604866 gene encoding probable NADH dehydrogenase [ubiquinone] 1 alpha subcomplex subunit 12 encodes the protein MAKFFGLNALVNFFKVISDNGGLRGSLYKMYRMDSVRSGTCVGIDKYGNKYFENKAFFYGRNRWIEYAPKYGLEYDGSQVPAEWYGWLHYKTDLVPDQDPSRPKYKWMSDHTENLSGTPGQYMPYSTTRPKIEAWAPK